The following proteins come from a genomic window of Trifolium pratense cultivar HEN17-A07 linkage group LG4, ARS_RC_1.1, whole genome shotgun sequence:
- the LOC123920515 gene encoding uncharacterized protein LOC123920515: MVAEDSLVWIDSTHGEYSVKSGYKLLMNVTRKINGGSQQDDWSSLWKICAPPKAKHLLWRISKGCLATRMRLQEKRVSCPLLCPLCNLHNEDDWHVVLGCDASSQARLSAGLDQFLAPFLLQASSVKELIFAICSGTDKELAGLFAMLVWVLWNNRNNVVWNELQDNGRNLGFKARHMWEEWISVQQLQHGARKNAQQQPIRWQKPDQNWYKCNVDAGFHKELNKTSLGWCLRDDRGRFIMAATAWMEGNCSILEGESLALLEALKVLEQRGLTHVIIETDSKSVVDAISHLRGGSSEFSFISCNIKNILLCNPNFKVKFIKRQTNMVAHTLARTAVSWSYRCTFETLPHCITPILNNEMI; this comes from the coding sequence ATGGTTGCTGAGGATTCATTAGTTTGGATTGATAGTACTCATGGTGAATATAGTGTTAAAAGTGGAtataaattgttgatgaatgtAACAAGGAAGATAAATGGTGGATCTCAACAGGATGATTGGTCTAGTCTTTGGAAAATTTGTGCTCCACCAAAGGCTAAACATCTTTTATGGAGGATTAGTAAAGGGTGCTTAGCAACACGTATGCGTTTGCAAGAAAAACGTGTATCATGCCCGTTATTATGTCCATTATGTAACCTACACAATGAAGATGATTGGCATGTTGTACTTGGTTGTGATGCTAGTTCCCAAGCTCGGCTATCAGCAGGTCTTGATCAATTCTTAGCGCCATTTTTACTGCAGGCCAGCAGTGTTAAAGAGCTTATTTTTGCGATTTGCTCTGGTACTGACAAGGAGTTGGCTGGTCTTTTTGCGATGCTTGTGTGGGTTTTATGGAATAACAGAAACAATGTTGTTTGGAACGAGTTGCAGGACAATGGAAGAAATCTGGGATTTAAGGCACGACACATGTGGGAGGAATGGATATCGGTGCAACAGCTGCAGCATGGTGCAAGAAAGAATGCGCAGCAGCAGCCCATCCGTTGGCAGAAACCAGACCAAAACTGGTACAAGTGCAACGTCGACGCGGGTTTTCACAAAGAGCTAAACAAGACCAGTCTTGGCTGGTGTTTGCGCGATGATAGGGGAAGGTTCATCATGGCAGCAACAGCATGGATGGAAGGCAATTGTTCTATATTAGAAGGTGAATCCTTAGCCTTGCTCGAAGCTTTGAAAGTATTGGAACAAAGAGGATTAACTCATGTTATCATTGAGACGGATTCTAAAAGCGTGGTAGATGCAATTTCACATTTACGTGGTGGGAGCTCTGAGTTTAGTTTTATTTCTTGCAAtatcaaaaatattttgttatgtAATCCAAACTTTAAGGTTAAGTTTATTAAGCGGCAAACGAACATGGTTGCTCACACACTTGCTCGGACGGCCGTTTCATGGTCTTATCGCTGTACTTTTGAAACATTACCTCATTGTATTACTCCTatattgaataatgaaatgatatag
- the LOC123920516 gene encoding uncharacterized protein LOC123920516 yields MEFSSKLDDAFAFLKRVEVSFQRNRIKYEVFREILKDYKAGKIDIGGMKVRVKGLFKDHKKLISEFNTFLPKEHQITAKFEFEDGSAFYKAVKDAFQDKSENFDVFLNLMMDWKYERVDIRSFVAQMKELLKEHTDLTLGFNIFLPTKYQITIPSQPGVSETIGNKFKGDGSHVRCSNNHEYYAIVSECKDDFKKKRSKRSKRLDFSSILEDGILESKNREDVVVCGCNEGFEKLTPKKRRISNTSHRVEFQILDTDETSSSDEGSKKKITKREAKDERSNKPSKKCKINNNNNDNDQLQEQRPELPLVFKEKIEQMQGSDVMLVIQKKLTKSDVEENNGRLSIPENQVINENFLEPNEKSSLDYDRKEGRKKRIGMSVSVLDPSLNLYNGMCFKKWKMGKSEIYNITGEWNELVENNHLEKDQKVQVWSFRSHHQLCFALVKL; encoded by the exons atggAGTTCTCTAGTAAACTCGATGATGCATTCGCTTTTCTTAAGCGAGTAGAAGTTTCATTTCAACGTAATAGGATCAAGTATGAAGTGTTTAGAGAAATTCTAAAAGATTACAAGGCTGGAAAAATTGATATAGGAGGTATGAAAGTAAGAGTGAAGGGATTATTTAAAGATCATAAAAAATTGATCTCGGAGTTCAATACCTTCTTGCCCAAGGAACATCAAATCACAGCTAAGTTCGAGTTTGAAGATGGATCCGCGTTTTATAAGGCAGTCAAAGACGCGTTTCAAGATAAGAGCGAAAATTTTGACGTTTTTTTAAATCTTATGATGGATTGGAAGTACGAAAGAGTTGATATAAGAAGTTTCGTGGCACAAATGAAGGAGTTGCTTAAAGAGCATACAGATTTAACTTTGGGATTCAATATCTTCCTGCCAACTAAATATCAAATCACAATTCCATCTCAACCTGGTGTCTCCGAGACTATTG GTAATAAATTCAAAGGGGATGGTTCACATGTTCGCTGTTCAAATAACCATGAGTACTACGCTATTGTTTCAGAATGCAAAGatgattttaagaaaaaaagaagcaagCGATCAAAGAGACTAGATTTTAGCAGCATCCTTGAAGATGGTATCCTTGAATCAAAGAATCGCGAGGATGTTGTTGTTTGCGGATGCAATGAAGGTTTTGAGAAATTAACaccaaagaaaagaagaatatCAAATACATCACATAGAGTTGAGTTTCAAATTCTTGATACTGATGAAACTTCTTCATCCGACGAGGGTTCTAAGAAGAAAATCACAAAAAGAGAAGCGAAGGATGAAAGATCAAACAAACCATCAAAGAAATGCAAgatcaacaacaataataatgataacGACCAGCTACAAGAACAACGACCTGAGCTTCCATTGGTGTTTAAAGAAAAGATTGAACAGATGCAAGGTAGTGATGTGATGTTGGTGATCCAAAAGAAACTGACCAAGAGTGACGTGGAAGAAAACAACGGTCGCTTGTCCATCCCAGAAAACCAAGTAATTAACGAGAACTTTCTAGAACCAAATGAGAAATCATCCTTGGATTATGATCGTAAAGAGGGACGCAAGAAGCGTATTGGTATGTCTGTGTCTGTGTTGGATCCAAGTCTTAATCTCTACAATGGTATGTGCTTCAAGAAGTGGAAAATGGGGAAATCTGAAATCTACAATATCACAGGCGAATGGAATGAACTTGTAGAAAACAACCATTTGGAAAAAGACCAAAAGGTGCAAGTCTGGTCTTTTCGAAGTCATCATCAGCTCTGCTTTGCACTCGTCAAGCTCTAG
- the LOC123920567 gene encoding uncharacterized protein LOC123920567: MTCLHLHSPLFLTHAKLKPQQHHHIEMEHTTKLLWGEPSKNVSYSKHFSSASSLRTKAIPHFIVAAATSPPKPGDPSTFLPVSALLLSVYFIANFIVPDFLTKYFGFDKVNEDQKVDDVEDK, translated from the exons ATGACTTGCCTCCACCTCCACTCTCCATTGTTTCTCACTCATGCAAAACTCAAACCGCAACAACATCATCATATAGAGATGGAGCACACCACAAAACTTCTTTGGGGTGAACCAAGCAAAAATGTTTCATATAGCAAGCACTTTTCTTCTGCAAGTTCATTAAGGACCAAGGCAATTCCACATTTCATTGTTGCTGCTGCTACTTCCCCGCCCAAACCCGGTGACCCGTCCACCTTTCTTCCAGTAAG TGCCCTGCTTCTATCAGTATACTTCATAGCAAACTTCATCGTGCCAGATTTTCTTACTAAGTATTTTGGATTTGATAAAGTAAATGAAGACCAGAAGGTTGATGATGTAGAAGATAAATAG
- the LOC123920518 gene encoding B3 domain-containing protein At1g05920-like, translated as MEKKDFTTKLLGFVGNECVVLESLLLLNDPLYGALHSKNNIPIPVSDGCNVQAFREIVAMKKVRSGRSKRIDCNILSSKFKVTSCTSNNEDVEKIIVKEKTSEGIKNIKKRKAMGEGSKNSSKKFKNREKEEVQEDQPDLPLVFKEKIEQLEGNEVQLVIQKELTMTDVKKNNGRLSVPIGKMKIEENSLLTQEEGLSLDYVPQKKGTSRKLEGMSVSMLDTNLKLWDNMCFKKWKMGESEVYNITGEWYNLAVENHLQQHQKIQLWSFKRNNHLNFALVKL; from the coding sequence ATGGAAAAAAAAGATTTTACAACAAAACTATTAGGGTTTGTTGGCAATGAGTGTGTGGTCCTTGAGTCCTTGCTACTTTTGAATGATCCATTGTATGGTGCTCTTCATTCAAAGAACAATATCCCTATTCCCGTTTCTGATGGATGCAACGTCCAAGCTTTTAGGGAAATCGTCGCAATGAAGAAAGTAAGAAGTGGTCGATCAAAGAGAATAGATTGCAACATTCTTTCTTCAAAGTTTAAGGTTACTTCTTGTACAAGCAACAATGAGGATGTTGAAAAAATAATAGTCAAGGAAAAAACAAGTGAGGGGATCAAGAatatcaagaaaagaaaagcaatGGGTGAGGGATCAAAGAATTCGTCGAAGAAATTCAAGAATCGTGAGAAAGAAGAGGTGCAAGAAGATCAACCCGATCTTCCATTGgtgtttaaagaaaaaattgaacaacTTGAAGGTAATGAAGTGCAATTGGTGATCCAAAAGGAATTGACCATGACTGATGTGAAGAAAAACAACGGTCGATTATCCGTTCCAATAGGTAAGATGAAGATCGAAGAGAATAGTCTTTTGACACAAGAGGAGGGATTGTCTTTGGATTATGTACCTCAAAAGAAAGGGACGTCGCGGAAGCTTGAAGGTATGTCTGTATCGATGTTGGATACTAATCTTAAACTTTGGGATAACATGTGCTTCAAGAAGTGGAAAATGGGAGAATCCGAGGTCTACAATATCACAGGGGAATGGTACAACCTTGCAGTAGAAAACCATTTACAACAACATCAAAAGATACAACTTTGGTCTTTTAAAAGAAACAATCATCTCAATTTCGCACTCGTCAAACTTTAG